In Sphingobacteriaceae bacterium, the following proteins share a genomic window:
- a CDS encoding aldehyde dehydrogenase family protein, with protein MEQQIKNVFDSQQKNKLELRKTTAEQRITKLKILKKGIESYEEQLYAAMQTDLRKCRFETAVTELFFTYAEIDHAIQHLSSWMKPKSASANFTNFFTKSKIYYEPKGTCLIIAPWNYPFQLVMSPLISAIAAGNCSMLKPSELSPATSGVITKMIASLFPSSEIACFEGGAELSKDLLTLPFDHIFFTGSTAIGKIVMEAAAKNLTSVTLELGGKSPAIIDSSADLKKAAEKIAWGKLVNAGQTCIAPDYVLVHEKLAALFVEEYKASCKKLFFKDGKINKEVYGKIINQKQFSRLTKLIKDSVEGGAVLAWGGENEEPTLTILPTLLTQVALENPIMREEIFGPLLPVLTFNKLEDAISLINHKSKPLALYMFSVSDKNIHQVLQETSSGGSCINDVLVHIGNPNIPFGGVNSSGMGSSHGIYGFKNFSHERAVMFQSKFGITKMIYPPYEKKTGWLKWLKKMM; from the coding sequence ATGGAACAGCAGATCAAAAACGTTTTCGATTCACAACAAAAAAACAAACTGGAGTTACGCAAAACAACCGCAGAGCAGCGCATAACAAAACTAAAAATTCTTAAGAAAGGAATTGAAAGTTATGAAGAGCAGCTGTACGCCGCCATGCAGACTGATCTGCGGAAATGCAGATTTGAAACTGCCGTTACCGAATTATTTTTCACCTATGCGGAAATAGATCATGCCATTCAGCATTTAAGCAGTTGGATGAAGCCTAAATCCGCTTCAGCGAACTTCACAAATTTTTTCACGAAAAGTAAAATTTACTACGAACCAAAAGGTACTTGTTTGATCATTGCCCCCTGGAATTATCCTTTCCAGTTAGTAATGAGTCCTTTGATCTCCGCTATTGCTGCTGGAAATTGCAGTATGCTGAAACCCTCTGAATTGAGTCCTGCAACATCAGGAGTTATAACCAAAATGATAGCTTCTCTTTTTCCTTCCAGCGAAATTGCCTGTTTTGAAGGCGGAGCTGAGCTTTCTAAGGATCTTCTCACGCTTCCTTTCGACCATATTTTTTTCACAGGAAGCACCGCTATAGGAAAAATAGTAATGGAAGCGGCGGCAAAGAATCTGACTTCTGTTACCCTGGAATTAGGTGGAAAGTCTCCGGCAATTATTGATTCAAGTGCAGATCTTAAAAAGGCTGCTGAAAAAATTGCCTGGGGCAAATTGGTCAATGCCGGTCAAACTTGTATAGCACCTGATTATGTTTTAGTGCATGAAAAGCTGGCAGCCTTATTTGTAGAGGAATACAAGGCTTCTTGTAAAAAGTTATTTTTTAAAGATGGCAAAATTAATAAGGAAGTTTATGGGAAAATAATCAACCAGAAACAATTCTCACGTCTCACAAAACTGATAAAAGACTCAGTGGAAGGAGGAGCTGTATTAGCCTGGGGCGGAGAAAATGAAGAACCTACGCTTACAATTTTACCAACGCTTCTAACCCAGGTTGCGCTGGAAAATCCAATAATGAGAGAGGAAATTTTCGGGCCGCTTCTACCGGTGCTTACGTTCAACAAACTGGAAGATGCAATAAGCCTGATCAATCATAAAAGCAAGCCTCTGGCCTTATATATGTTTTCTGTATCTGATAAGAACATTCACCAGGTTCTTCAGGAAACCAGTTCGGGTGGAAGTTGTATAAATGATGTTCTAGTGCATATAGGAAATCCTAATATTCCCTTTGGTGGTGTGAATAGCAGTGGTATGGGTAGTTCTCACGGTATTTACGGCTTTAAAAACTTTTCACATGAAAGGGCTGTGATGTTTCAATCAAAATTTGGCATTACAAAAATGATCTACCCTCCCTACGAGAAGAAGACAGGCTGGCTTAAATGGTTGAAAAAAATGATGTAG
- a CDS encoding PAS domain-containing sensor histidine kinase — protein MAELKAQLYEANNMIEAIKDGSVDALVLNKDGKSSVYSIESADYTYRILIEKFGEGALSISEEGLILYCNDYFSKLISIPANKIIGTYFDSYVDSISEFQKLKSALSNGPSKGEIVLNIEGRKLHVYASLTDLNPMLSAIGIVITDLSDKRKQEEALALYQRKLEIKVNELNQTNSSLEQFIHVISHDIKEPLRKIIAYSSHLNENQQNHLTDMEIRNLNVISNSAVRLNSLVDDLVKYSFSTIKIDLVEVDLNAVLKEVKEDLELVIEESGAEIICRDIPVIIASRVQMRQLFSNLINNAIKYRKKEVPVKILISAEIIDNVDLHFPDKKFYKISLQDNGIGMEQDQLGKIFTIFQRLHMQNEYSGNGIGLAICKKIMENHLGKVEVESLLDHGSTFHLYFPVKK, from the coding sequence ATGGCTGAACTTAAAGCTCAGTTATACGAAGCCAACAATATGATTGAGGCAATTAAAGATGGATCGGTAGACGCTTTGGTTTTGAACAAAGATGGAAAGTCCAGTGTGTACTCCATTGAGAGTGCCGATTACACCTATCGTATTCTTATTGAAAAATTCGGTGAGGGAGCCTTAAGTATTTCTGAAGAAGGACTAATACTTTATTGCAATGATTATTTTTCGAAGCTTATAAGTATTCCCGCCAATAAAATTATTGGAACATATTTTGATTCTTATGTAGATTCGATCAGCGAGTTTCAAAAATTGAAATCCGCTCTTTCCAATGGTCCGAGTAAAGGTGAAATTGTTCTCAATATAGAAGGACGCAAGCTGCATGTTTACGCCTCTCTTACCGATCTTAATCCTATGCTTTCTGCCATAGGGATTGTGATCACGGATCTAAGTGATAAAAGAAAACAAGAGGAGGCACTTGCTTTATATCAGCGTAAACTCGAAATAAAAGTGAATGAGTTAAACCAAACCAATTCAAGTTTAGAACAGTTTATTCACGTGATCAGCCACGACATTAAAGAGCCATTGAGAAAAATTATTGCTTACAGTTCGCATCTTAACGAAAATCAGCAGAATCATTTAACGGATATGGAAATCAGGAATCTGAACGTTATCAGCAATTCAGCTGTACGATTAAATTCTCTCGTGGATGATCTGGTGAAATATTCCTTCAGTACTATAAAAATAGACCTGGTGGAAGTAGACCTCAATGCTGTTTTAAAAGAAGTAAAAGAAGATCTGGAATTAGTTATTGAAGAAAGTGGAGCGGAGATTATCTGCCGGGATATTCCGGTGATCATAGCTTCACGTGTTCAAATGCGCCAACTTTTTTCTAATCTCATTAACAACGCCATTAAGTACAGAAAAAAAGAGGTGCCTGTAAAAATTTTAATAAGTGCTGAGATCATTGATAATGTGGACCTGCACTTTCCCGATAAAAAATTTTATAAAATAAGTCTTCAGGACAATGGAATAGGCATGGAACAAGATCAATTGGGTAAAATATTTACGATCTTTCAGAGACTTCATATGCAAAATGAGTACAGTGGAAATGGAATTGGCCTGGCCATTTGTAAAAAGATAATGGAAAATCACCTTGGTAAAGTGGAAGTAGAAAGCCTTCTGGACCATGGAAGCACTTTTCATCTTTATTTTCCTGTAAAAAAATAA
- a CDS encoding circadian clock protein KaiB, producing the protein MEDSEYRLILFISGMSVKSSHAIENLQKICEEYPAKKIKFEIIDIREASDKAEEYQIFAIPTLIKISPLPTRTVLGDLSDKEKVLKILELE; encoded by the coding sequence ATGGAAGATTCAGAGTATAGGCTCATATTATTTATTTCTGGAATGTCTGTGAAGTCGAGTCATGCAATAGAAAACCTGCAAAAAATTTGTGAAGAATATCCCGCAAAAAAAATAAAATTTGAAATCATTGATATACGCGAAGCCAGTGATAAGGCCGAAGAATACCAGATCTTCGCCATCCCTACTTTAATTAAGATTTCTCCTTTGCCTACGCGCACCGTACTGGGAGATCTATCTGACAAAGAAAAAGTTTTAAAAATACTAGAACTCGAATAA
- a CDS encoding DNA alkylation repair protein — MEPLKEMFNLAYYENLAKEFSRADKNFNSKKFLKEVTENIKDLSLNQRMRRTSETLKNNLPSDYKKSLDILERVIPNTRGGYTNLVFPDFVGLYGHDHFDLSMEALKYFTTFGSSEFAIREFLKRDFSKTIKVMQTWAKDKNAHVRRLSSEGSRPRLPWSFKLDEVIKNPAVTKTILETLKEDDELYVRKSVANHLNDITKENAGYMLDLVNSWNKKHPHTAWIIKHASRSLIKKGHAGSLSVFDYEKNVKVRVENFKLSKSKITLGESLTFEFDLISEKTKDQKLVVDYIIHYKKKSGDLSAKVFKLKDVELKAKETIHISKSQTFKDFTTRKHFAGIHEIEIQVNGKVLAKNNFTIFIS, encoded by the coding sequence ATGGAACCTCTCAAAGAAATGTTCAACCTTGCTTACTACGAAAATCTTGCAAAAGAATTTTCCAGAGCAGATAAAAATTTTAATTCTAAAAAATTTCTTAAAGAAGTTACTGAGAATATAAAGGATCTTTCGCTGAATCAACGCATGCGAAGAACCTCCGAAACGCTTAAAAACAATCTTCCTTCTGATTATAAGAAGTCACTGGATATTCTGGAAAGGGTAATTCCCAATACAAGAGGGGGATACACAAATCTGGTGTTTCCAGATTTTGTAGGTTTGTATGGACATGATCATTTCGACCTTTCTATGGAAGCGTTAAAATATTTCACCACTTTTGGTTCTTCTGAATTTGCTATCCGGGAATTTTTAAAGCGTGATTTCTCTAAAACTATCAAAGTGATGCAGACCTGGGCGAAAGATAAAAATGCACATGTGCGTCGTCTTTCTTCCGAAGGCAGTCGTCCGCGTTTGCCCTGGTCTTTTAAACTGGATGAAGTCATTAAAAACCCTGCTGTGACAAAAACTATTCTGGAAACTTTAAAAGAAGACGATGAGTTGTATGTGCGTAAATCAGTGGCCAATCATTTAAATGATATCACCAAAGAAAATGCCGGTTACATGCTCGACCTGGTGAATAGCTGGAATAAAAAGCATCCGCATACGGCATGGATCATTAAGCACGCCAGCAGAAGCCTTATTAAAAAAGGTCACGCCGGTTCCCTCTCTGTATTTGACTACGAAAAGAATGTAAAAGTGCGGGTGGAAAATTTTAAACTCAGTAAGTCTAAAATAACATTGGGTGAAAGTTTGACTTTTGAATTTGATTTAATTTCTGAAAAGACCAAAGACCAAAAACTGGTAGTGGACTACATTATTCATTATAAAAAGAAATCCGGCGACTTATCAGCAAAAGTATTTAAGTTGAAGGATGTGGAATTAAAGGCGAAAGAAACCATCCATATCTCTAAATCACAAACCTTTAAAGACTTCACAACCCGTAAACACTTTGCTGGTATTCATGAGATAGAGATACAGGTAAATGGTAAAGTTCTCGCAAAAAACAATTTTACAATTTTCATTTCCTGA
- a CDS encoding response regulator, with amino-acid sequence MTEFKKLHIIIAEDDLDDGEFIQKSFSKHPSFARIDWVKNGRELLHFLKTTSPPPDIILTDINMPILNGIEALEHIFKDRALSDIPSFVCSSTVNPMYELKCKELGIKSFLIKPFSLSDYDDIPYQILYVLNQGRSSGAM; translated from the coding sequence ATGACGGAATTTAAGAAACTCCACATTATTATTGCGGAAGACGACCTGGATGACGGAGAATTTATTCAAAAAAGTTTTTCCAAACATCCCTCATTTGCCCGGATTGACTGGGTAAAGAATGGAAGAGAACTACTTCATTTTTTAAAAACCACTTCACCACCGCCTGATATCATTCTAACGGATATCAATATGCCGATCTTGAACGGTATAGAGGCGCTGGAGCACATTTTTAAAGATCGCGCACTCTCCGATATTCCCAGCTTTGTTTGTTCTTCCACTGTAAACCCCATGTATGAGTTAAAATGCAAGGAATTAGGTATAAAATCTTTTTTGATTAAACCTTTTAGTTTAAGTGATTATGACGATATTCCCTATCAGATCCTCTACGTTTTGAATCAGGGCAGAAGTTCTGGCGCCATGTGA
- a CDS encoding transcriptional regulator produces the protein METHDKRKCPEHLSSEQCQKALLPVNDALDVLSGKWKIRIILSLTFGKKRFKQIQRELPGITPKMLSKELKELEMNQLVDRNVYDTVPVSVEYELTTYGKTLRPLIGELGEWGAKHRKKIIDASRRVKEKELI, from the coding sequence ATGGAAACACACGATAAAAGAAAATGTCCTGAACACCTTTCTTCGGAGCAATGCCAGAAAGCCTTGTTGCCGGTTAATGACGCCCTTGATGTATTGAGTGGCAAATGGAAAATACGCATCATCCTTTCTCTCACTTTCGGAAAAAAACGTTTTAAACAAATTCAGCGCGAGCTTCCCGGCATTACACCCAAGATGCTTTCTAAAGAATTGAAAGAACTGGAAATGAACCAGCTTGTGGATAGAAATGTTTACGATACGGTTCCTGTTAGCGTAGAGTATGAGCTAACCACTTATGGTAAAACTTTAAGACCCTTAATTGGCGAGCTCGGCGAATGGGGTGCTAAACACCGCAAGAAGATTATCGATGCCAGCAGGAGAGTAAAAGAAAAAGAACTTATATAA
- a CDS encoding circadian clock protein KaiB (Decreases the phosphorylation of KaiC, a component of the main circadian regulator in cyanobacteria), with amino-acid sequence MKKPEAEWQLLLYIAGQTPKSIKALSNIKKYAEVHLPGIYSIEIIDLLVNPQLAEGDQILAVPTLVRKFPEPIRKIIGDLSNEEKVLVGLNIKPLKVF; translated from the coding sequence ATGAAAAAGCCAGAAGCAGAATGGCAGTTATTATTATACATTGCCGGACAAACGCCTAAGTCGATAAAGGCGCTTAGCAACATAAAAAAATATGCCGAGGTACATTTGCCGGGTATTTATTCTATTGAGATCATTGATCTCCTTGTAAATCCCCAACTGGCCGAAGGTGACCAGATTTTGGCCGTTCCTACTTTAGTAAGGAAATTTCCAGAACCTATCCGTAAAATTATAGGTGATCTGTCTAATGAGGAAAAAGTTTTAGTGGGTTTAAATATTAAACCTTTAAAAGTCTTTTAG
- a CDS encoding KaiC 1, producing the protein MDRSKSQKSKNEKFVFPKTPTGVEGLDEITEGGFPTGRPTLICGGPGCGKTLLSMQFLIKGITDYNEPGVFMSFEEPSKDLSKNVRSLGFDLEKLKSEKRLVVDYVRVERSEIDEAGEYDLDGLFIRLGHAIDTVKAKRVVLDTLESLFAGLDNQGILRAELRRLFLWLKEKGVTAVITGEQGDGTLTRQGLEEYVSDCVIMLDHRVIEQVSTRRLRIVKYRGSLHGTNEYPFLIDADGISVLPITSLKLDNAVSSEIVSTGVPGLDAMFDRGGFFRGSNILISGTAGTAKTTVASYFAHEQCKRKERVLFFAFEESPQQLIRNMRSIGIDLEHYIKKGNLQIHSSRPSLNGLELHLLTLRKLIKEFKPTTVILDPISNLISVGSENEVRSMLVRLIDLLKFNNITALFTSLNKQNDNLKPDLAENSVSSLVDTWITVRDMEGIGERNRGIFIIKSRGMGHSNQVREFVITETGIELLEVEHGPNGILTGWARRKSEQNRKMSQLKKKGELDLKDREIDRKRKILESNIAMLQNEFESIQDELSILRANENMQKELEESETKIRKKK; encoded by the coding sequence GTGGATAGATCAAAATCACAAAAATCTAAAAACGAAAAATTCGTCTTTCCTAAAACACCCACCGGGGTGGAGGGACTCGATGAAATAACAGAAGGTGGATTTCCTACGGGAAGACCCACTTTAATTTGCGGAGGACCCGGATGCGGAAAAACCCTGCTTTCTATGCAGTTTCTTATAAAAGGAATTACAGACTATAACGAACCTGGCGTCTTCATGTCTTTTGAGGAGCCGTCAAAAGATCTTTCTAAAAACGTAAGATCCCTGGGCTTTGACCTCGAAAAATTAAAATCCGAAAAAAGGCTGGTAGTGGATTATGTCCGCGTTGAAAGGTCAGAAATTGATGAGGCAGGCGAATACGATCTTGATGGATTATTTATCCGATTAGGTCACGCCATAGATACCGTTAAAGCAAAACGTGTGGTGTTAGACACACTTGAATCTCTATTTGCGGGACTTGATAACCAGGGGATTTTGCGTGCAGAACTCCGTAGACTTTTTTTATGGTTAAAAGAAAAAGGAGTTACAGCCGTTATTACCGGCGAGCAAGGCGATGGCACTTTGACCCGTCAGGGACTTGAAGAATATGTTTCTGATTGTGTGATAATGCTCGATCACAGAGTGATTGAGCAAGTGTCTACACGTCGCTTAAGAATTGTAAAATACCGTGGATCGCTTCATGGAACCAACGAGTATCCTTTCTTAATTGATGCAGACGGCATTTCTGTACTTCCTATAACGTCTCTAAAATTAGATAATGCGGTATCTTCAGAGATCGTGTCTACCGGCGTTCCCGGTTTGGATGCGATGTTCGACAGAGGCGGATTTTTCAGGGGCAGTAATATTTTAATATCAGGAACAGCAGGCACTGCTAAAACTACGGTTGCTTCTTACTTCGCGCATGAGCAATGTAAGCGGAAAGAACGCGTGTTGTTTTTTGCTTTCGAGGAATCTCCTCAACAATTGATTCGTAATATGAGATCTATTGGTATTGATCTCGAACACTATATAAAAAAGGGAAATTTACAGATTCACTCTTCCCGTCCTTCTTTAAACGGATTGGAATTACATCTTCTTACTTTACGTAAGCTTATAAAAGAATTTAAGCCAACAACTGTGATCCTCGATCCCATTAGTAATCTTATAAGTGTAGGAAGTGAAAATGAAGTACGTTCAATGCTGGTACGTTTAATTGATCTTCTGAAATTCAACAATATAACGGCCCTTTTTACTTCTCTTAATAAACAGAATGATAATTTAAAACCTGATCTGGCTGAGAATTCAGTTTCTTCTTTGGTAGATACCTGGATCACAGTGCGGGATATGGAAGGCATCGGAGAGCGAAACCGTGGAATCTTTATTATCAAATCGCGTGGCATGGGGCACTCTAACCAGGTTCGTGAATTTGTTATTACAGAAACAGGAATTGAACTTCTGGAAGTAGAACATGGTCCGAACGGAATTCTTACCGGATGGGCACGCCGTAAGTCTGAACAAAATCGGAAAATGTCCCAGTTAAAGAAAAAGGGAGAGCTTGATCTCAAAGACCGTGAGATAGATCGTAAACGAAAGATTCTTGAATCGAATATTGCCATGCTGCAAAATGAATTTGAGTCCATACAAGATGAACTGAGCATTTTAAGGGCAAATGAGAATATGCAAAAAGAGTTGGAAGAGTCCGAAACTAAAATCCGAAAAAAGAAATGA
- a CDS encoding DoxX-like family protein: MKTETNRSNKVNKILYWIFTGFISFGFLMSAYMYLSQNPELMSGFAKIGLPVYMVTILGCAKLLGAVAILNPWFPKLKEWAYAGYTFVLIGATWTHVSTGTPFVAPLVFLLLTGLSYFFWQKVREGAAEQTLASVKA, encoded by the coding sequence ATGAAAACAGAAACAAACAGATCAAACAAAGTGAACAAAATTCTTTATTGGATATTTACAGGTTTTATTTCCTTTGGATTTTTAATGAGCGCCTATATGTATCTCAGTCAAAATCCCGAACTGATGTCAGGTTTCGCGAAAATAGGCCTTCCAGTGTATATGGTGACTATTCTTGGCTGTGCTAAATTGCTTGGAGCAGTAGCTATTTTAAATCCCTGGTTTCCTAAATTAAAAGAATGGGCTTATGCCGGTTACACTTTCGTTTTAATAGGAGCAACCTGGACTCACGTGTCCACCGGCACTCCATTTGTAGCGCCACTGGTATTTTTATTACTTACCGGACTTTCTTATTTCTTTTGGCAGAAAGTGCGTGAGGGTGCGGCGGAGCAAACACTAGCTTCGGTAAAAGCATAA
- a CDS encoding LLM class flavin-dependent oxidoreductase: MTKIKLGILDQSIVHHGKTAKDALDETISTVKLAETLGYSRFWVSEHHNSTFIAGSAPELLMVKLASETKNIRIGSGGIMLPNHSTLKVAENFRLLETLFPGRIDLGMGRAPGSDRITASLLNPSNTFSEESYLKQLDHLQHFFTDSAATTYGPLLAVPQAQTIPEQWILSSSGGSSSIAAKFGMGLAVARFINGFAGPEIASNYRKNFKANEHSSQPKVLLSITALCADTEEQALQMRKYIDYVLIQFEQGRFDGFGDYETINNYKFSPSELERIRHNSGRVVSGTKEQVKEQLTKLANDFEIDEIVVSAMANNSVARKRSFELLAEAFELDKVEKKTAIVQN, from the coding sequence ATGACTAAAATTAAATTAGGAATTCTTGATCAGTCCATTGTACATCACGGTAAAACAGCCAAAGATGCTTTAGACGAAACTATATCAACCGTTAAGCTTGCAGAAACTCTTGGTTACAGCCGCTTCTGGGTTTCGGAGCACCATAACTCTACTTTTATAGCGGGTTCTGCGCCAGAATTACTAATGGTGAAACTCGCTTCAGAAACTAAAAACATTCGCATTGGTTCGGGTGGTATCATGCTACCGAATCACAGCACTTTAAAAGTGGCAGAGAACTTCCGTCTTTTAGAAACTTTGTTCCCGGGTCGCATCGATTTAGGCATGGGGCGTGCACCTGGAAGCGACCGTATTACAGCTTCGCTCTTGAACCCTTCGAATACTTTTAGCGAAGAAAGCTATTTAAAACAACTTGATCACCTGCAGCATTTTTTTACCGATTCTGCGGCTACTACTTACGGTCCCCTCCTTGCCGTACCACAGGCCCAAACAATTCCCGAGCAATGGATCTTAAGTTCGAGCGGAGGCAGTAGTTCTATTGCAGCGAAATTTGGAATGGGTCTGGCTGTGGCAAGATTTATCAATGGCTTCGCTGGTCCTGAAATTGCAAGCAATTACCGTAAAAATTTTAAAGCTAACGAGCATAGCAGTCAACCAAAAGTTTTACTATCCATTACAGCTCTTTGCGCTGACACAGAAGAACAAGCCCTGCAAATGCGTAAGTATATAGACTACGTTCTCATTCAATTTGAACAAGGAAGATTTGATGGCTTCGGCGATTATGAAACCATCAATAACTATAAATTTTCTCCGTCAGAATTAGAGCGCATCCGCCACAATAGCGGTAGAGTTGTATCCGGAACGAAAGAACAGGTAAAGGAACAGCTGACTAAGCTCGCGAATGATTTTGAAATTGATGAGATTGTTGTGTCGGCAATGGCCAACAACAGTGTGGCAAGGAAACGCTCTTTTGAATTGCTTGCAGAAGCATTTGAATTAGATAAAGTGGAGAAAAAAACTGCTATCGTCCAGAATTAA
- a CDS encoding disulfide bond formation protein DsbA: MKVEIWSDVMCPFCYIGKRKFESALDSFENKENIEIVWKSFQLDAGLKTDPSKNTIQHLAEKKGWTMEYTRNTIKYVTDMAAGVGLHYDFDKAVVANSFDAHRFIQYAKTKGKGDAAEENLFKAYFTQGKNTADHAVLIELGTQIGLDAEELKKVLSGNDFATEVNKDVQEAQQIGVTGVPFFVFDRKYAVSGAQDPKAFLETLEKSFAEHAKANPGVLSKDATGAVCTPDGECK, from the coding sequence ATGAAAGTAGAAATCTGGTCAGACGTGATGTGCCCATTTTGTTATATCGGCAAACGTAAATTTGAGTCGGCATTAGACTCTTTTGAAAATAAAGAAAACATTGAAATTGTATGGAAAAGTTTCCAGTTAGACGCGGGTTTAAAGACCGATCCTTCCAAAAACACCATTCAGCATTTGGCTGAGAAAAAAGGCTGGACTATGGAGTACACACGCAACACCATAAAGTATGTAACCGATATGGCAGCAGGTGTTGGTTTGCATTACGATTTTGATAAAGCAGTTGTTGCCAATTCTTTTGACGCGCACCGTTTTATTCAATATGCAAAAACAAAAGGAAAAGGCGATGCAGCTGAAGAAAATCTGTTTAAAGCCTATTTTACTCAGGGAAAAAATACAGCAGATCATGCCGTTTTAATAGAATTAGGAACTCAAATTGGACTTGATGCGGAGGAATTAAAAAAAGTTCTGAGTGGAAATGACTTCGCAACTGAAGTAAATAAAGATGTTCAGGAAGCGCAACAGATCGGCGTGACTGGTGTTCCATTCTTTGTATTCGATCGCAAATATGCGGTTTCAGGAGCGCAGGATCCAAAAGCGTTTTTAGAAACATTGGAGAAATCTTTTGCAGAACATGCAAAAGCAAATCCAGGCGTGTTAAGTAAAGACGCAACAGGAGCAGTTTGCACACCTGATGGAGAATGTAAGTAG